Below is a window of Anolis carolinensis isolate JA03-04 unplaced genomic scaffold, rAnoCar3.1.pri scaffold_52, whole genome shotgun sequence DNA.
agatggccacccagcctctgcttaaaagcctccaaagaaggagcctccaccacatttaaTAAACATAAAAGACTCAACAACACAGAcctacacaataacaacaaaactaacagAAAAATGAAACTAAAAAACTCTCACTGCATGCTGATATATATGTCTATTTACTCACTTTAAATGCTGTTCTGTATTTACTCTtccatttttaattatattgaaCTAATTCCTAAAACCCACAATAAACAAATATCCCCTCATTATTATAACTAGTAAATTAGTAGTTCCCAATCTTGCTTGTAGTTAAACAAATATTTCCCTTCATCAACTTAGTTAAATTGTCTTAGTTAAATTTAAGAATCTTCATCAGCTGATGTCATCAATCTTTGTCTTCCATCCTCTGCAATTAGGGAGAGATGCTGTGTATCCTAAAGGACATTTCGTCAATGGTAATAGTAAGGACTGAACAGTCTCAATTACTACAGGGGGTTTACTCTaaggaggtattattattattattattattattattattattattattattattattattattattatgtttatatataccccactttatctctcccgaaggaaacCCAAAGGAGCTTACAATTAAAAGCATAatttacaaataaacaaatatttcccaAGGTCACAGTCCAATAGTCAGATGTCAGGAATGCAGTCACCACAGTTCATAAAATAACAACCAAGAATGCAAGAGTACAAACCAAAGTCAGAATTCCAAAGTCAAGCCAGAGAGGCAGGGATGCAAACTGAAGCCCAAGTCCATAAATCAAGCCAAGCACTCAGTCCAGAATTTAAAGTCAACCATTTAGGGTACAACAGAGTCCAGAACAGGATTATAGGAACAAGGCCAGAGTCCAGAATTCTCTCTGAGAGGCAGCAGAGCCAAGATCCAGGGCAAGAATATGAATCTATGTTGTTATCTGCTACAAAAGAGCTATTCTTTTCCAGAACCCTCTTCTCATGAAATCTCAGCTGGTGCTCATTTCAGAAAGCCTTCACAGATCATCCCAGAATCCTGCAATGCTTTTCTCGAGGAGGAAAAGGTCAGGTAAACCCCTTCCAAGCTGGCTGCAATACTGAGAAAAGACCTGCCCCCAGAATCAATTTCCTGAATTTccagaatgcgatttcctgcttcttagcagggggttggactggatggcccatgaggtctcttccaactctactattctatgattctatgagtcagtAAAGCCAGACCACATAAACTACTGTACACGATAGATACAGACCTAGGTGGCGGCTTTCATTTTTCTGTCCATtgtctcatttttttctgcctgggACCCTTGAGTGGGGAAATTTTTTTAGTAGAACTAGGAAACATGCAGGCAGGAGTCATCTAGCTGTGTGTGAGTTCTTTCATGTGTAATGCATGCTGAACCTTGTGTGCAGCTCTTTCCAgagtccatgcatttatgtggcttctctcctgtgtgggtcctttcatgGATATGCAGACTTGCATTGTGACTcttctgtgtgggtcctttgatgggaacgtagatgtgcactctgactgaagctctttccacattccatgcacttatgtggcttctctcctgtgtgggtccttttatGGCGACGCAGATTCgtactctcactgaagctctttccacattccatgcacttatgtggcttctcccctgtatggctCCTTTGATGAATGTGCAGACTCGcattgtgactgaagctctttccacattccatgcacttatgtggcttctctcctgtgtgggtccttttatGGCTACGCAGATTCGCagtctcactgaagctctttccacattccatgcatttatgtggcttctcccctgtgtggatcctttgatgggcaTGCAGACTTGAACTGTGGCTGAAGCACTTTCCACATTCCAAGcagttatgtggcttctcccctgtgtgggtcctttgatgggaacgcagatttccactctgactgaagctctttccacattccatgcatttatgtggtttctcctctgtgtgggtcctttgatggatatgcAGTTGTCCACTccaactgaaactctttccacattccatgcatttatgtggcttctctcctgtgtgggtcctttgatggatatgcAGTTGTCCACtccaactgaagctctttccacattccacacaattatatggcttctctcctgtgtgggtccttttatGGAGACGCAGATTCGCAATCtcactaaagctctttccacattccatgcagttatgtggcttttctcctgtgtggatcctttgatgggaacgcagatgtccactctcactgaagctcttcccgcatttcatgcatttatgtggcttctcccctttgtggctcctttgatgggaacgtagatgtccactctgactgaagctctttccacattccatgcatttatgtggcttctctcctgtatggatcctttgatggatacgaaAACTTGTACtgtgactgaaactctttccacattccatgcacttatgtggcttctctcctgtgtgggtcctttgatgggactgcagatgtccactctgactgaaactttttccacattccatgcatttatgtggcttctcccctgtgtgcatcctttgatgtgAGCGCAGCGTTCCACTCTcacggaagctctttccacattccaagcatttatgtggcttctcccctgtgtgggacctttgatgggtacgcagatgtccactctgactgaagatcttcccacattccatgcatttatgtggcttctcccctgtgtgggtcattTGATGGATACGCAagcttccactctgactgaagctctttccacattctatgcatttatgtggcttctcccctgtgtggatcctttgatgggaatgcagaCTGGCACtgagactgaagctctttccacatgccatacatttatgtggcttctcccctgtgtgggttttTTGATGATTATGTAGATGtacactctgactgaagctcttcccacattccatgcatttatgtggcttctcccctgtgtggatctttTGATgtgtacgcagatgtccactaagaatgaagctcttttcacacttcgtgcatttatgtggtttctcccctgtgtgtgattttgacaaGGAATGgagattttccatttttttacgtTTATGATTAAAATATTATGCCAGAAGTTGACAGATATGTACTACTGAACCAGACAAGTTTTCCTCTTCTGAGTCTTTGTATTGATTGCTGTAGTCTTCTTTCCTCTTTACCAAGCCCCTCTTCTTACAGCACaatcctccctttcctccttgaatacacaggtatgtagcttgaaatataattcCTGCAACTTATTTCTTGTTCTTGTCAGTGCTGTGTACGTtcatttcagtcctaaaaaaggtctGTGTTCTTCACAAGGTTCATCCAGAGGTTACCTGCCAGAGAAATGAGAGGAAAATCTCATCAGGAGTGGAGCAAAGAAAGATTTCACTGGATATGAAAAACAATAGCCTAGTGCTGTAGCAAATGcagggaaagaagggagagagactGGCCCAACTCAGAGAGCCAATTGCCAAACAAAGAGAAATCCCTGCTCAGATACAAAGGGGATTGTGGCCCAGGATTCTGTGAATGAGATTTCTTGCACTGCAATGTGTTGAGAGTGGAATTCAACCTTTGTAAAGGAAGACCTCTAACAATATGGTCAGCTTTGCCAAGGTTGCAAAGCAATTCCTGTCTGGATCTAAAAACAAGCTCTAGAAACAAAGTAAAGCATTTTCCTGATCTTCTCTATCCCTGCAGCATGATCCCTGCCCCATATTTCTAAAGCAAGGCACCTGGAGACACTGAGAGAACATTAGGCTGCGAAGTTCCTTgacatattgtattattacaagACCTATACTACGAAGGTATGTGACCTCAGGCAGAACAAATGCAT
It encodes the following:
- the LOC134295002 gene encoding zinc finger protein 420-like, with protein sequence MENLHSLSKSHTGEKPHKCTKCEKSFILSGHLRTHQKIHTGEKPHKCMECGKSFSQSVHLHNHQKTHTGEKPHKCMACGKSFSLSASLHSHQRIHTGEKPHKCIECGKSFSQSGSLRIHQMTHTGEKPHKCMECGKIFSQSGHLRTHQRSHTGEKPHKCLECGKSFRESGTLRSHQRMHTGEKPHKCMECGKSFSQSGHLQSHQRTHTGEKPHKCMECGKSFSHSTSFRIHQRIHTGEKPHKCMECGKSFSQSGHLRSHQRSHKGEKPHKCMKCGKSFSESGHLRSHQRIHTGEKPHNCMECGKSFSEIANLRLHKRTHTGEKPYNCVECGKSFSWSGQLHIHQRTHTGEKPHKCMECGKSFSWSGQLHIHQRTHTEEKPHKCMECGKSFSQSGNLRSHQRTHTGEKPHNCLECGKCFSHSSSLHAHQRIHTGEKPHKCMECGKSFSETANLRSHKRTHTGEKPHKCMECGKSFSHNASLHIHQRSHTGEKPHKCMECGKSFSESTNLRRHKRTHTGEKPHKCMECGKSFSQSAHLRSHQRTHTEESQCKSAYP